The proteins below come from a single candidate division WOR-3 bacterium genomic window:
- a CDS encoding efflux RND transporter periplasmic adaptor subunit codes for MTKYIKAVLIILVIILGCRAEKKAGSLKKVPTVEVVKITPRTVYRTAILYGTIYGEEQVVLTPKVVGRVIKILKPEGSIVNQNDTVLYVLNDIPGMDYQPSPVLSPITGIVGKIYVDLGQTVTQATPVALVSKYSERVRVKAPISEVDLRYLNKDAKAVITTTNLPGLQFEGRVINISAVLDPILGSAAVEIFVPNLERKLIPGMACEVRLYLDKKENILAVPLSALLTNTSLTTDTASVLTVAHDFRARRKLITLGIIGDQWAEIKTGLNIEEKVITTGKERIAEGDSLNIIEVNQ; via the coding sequence ATGACAAAATATATAAAAGCTGTCTTGATAATATTAGTAATTATATTGGGATGTCGAGCTGAAAAGAAAGCCGGCTCTTTAAAAAAGGTTCCTACGGTGGAAGTAGTAAAAATTACTCCGCGCACAGTATATCGCACCGCAATCCTCTACGGCACGATATATGGCGAAGAACAGGTAGTCTTGACCCCAAAAGTTGTCGGTCGAGTCATAAAAATCTTAAAACCAGAAGGCTCAATAGTTAATCAAAATGACACCGTGCTTTATGTGTTAAATGATATTCCAGGTATGGATTATCAGCCATCACCTGTGCTTTCGCCTATCACCGGGATTGTCGGTAAAATATATGTTGACTTAGGGCAGACGGTCACGCAAGCTACCCCAGTGGCCTTAGTAAGTAAATATTCGGAACGAGTTAGAGTAAAAGCACCGATTTCTGAGGTTGACCTTAGGTACCTAAACAAGGATGCCAAAGCAGTCATTACAACTACAAATCTTCCTGGTCTTCAGTTTGAAGGCCGAGTTATTAATATTTCAGCGGTCCTTGACCCAATTTTAGGTTCGGCTGCCGTGGAAATTTTTGTGCCAAATTTAGAACGTAAACTAATCCCCGGAATGGCCTGTGAAGTTAGGCTCTATTTAGACAAAAAAGAAAATATTTTAGCTGTGCCCCTAAGTGCATTACTTACTAATACTTCGTTAACTACTGATACTGCTTCGGTCTTAACTGTTGCTCACGATTTTCGCGCTCGGCGCAAGCTCATCACTTTAGGTATAATTGGCGACCAGTGGGCAGAAATAAAAACAGGCCTTAACATCGAAGAAAAGGTTATTACGACCGGTAAAGAACGAATTGCTGAGGGTGATAGTCTAAATATCATTGAGGTGAACCAATGA
- a CDS encoding efflux RND transporter permease subunit: MRISRSAIYHPITTIMIALGLVLFGIISIPRMQVDIFPKVTLPTIVVATVYPGAGPEEVESEITNPLEKQLGTVSNLKNITSRSSEGISVITLELEWGSNLDAVASDIRDKLNMVETFLPQEAQKPFVLKFSASMIPVVNLILRGKLAPTELQELADDVVIQLQRLNGVAAVGVSGGLTKQVQVNLDLAEITKKGINFDQIALALKAQNINFPIGAITTQNQKYLIRLIGQYQDLEQIKNIIVGRTTAQPIFLKDIAEISWGSEEQKNYVRANKEDAIFMWVQKRPDANTIAVANLVKKEVAKINTTLPPSVNLEIFWDSSESIRRSVRNVITNLILGGLLAIFILFVFLRRFRPTLFVAFAIPTSIFFALFLMYICGFTINILSMAGLAIAIGMVVDNAIVVFESIYRHREAGISPLEAAEIGTSEVATAITASTLTTLAVFFPLLLIRGFLKIMFTELSWAVIFSLSVSLGIALTLTPMLTSKFLRLQPINTKRGAYGFSERIYRNLESFYDKSIRWALNHRKVIIGGTLGLFLITLAILPFLGTEFMPEQQVRFLEISLEMPKGTSLDKTNEAILKLEDHILSRWQKDLSNFSVQVGEATSIYQQIFGEAGSNFCELNIILKKEARHKLPLIISDINAKINEIPGLGIRSLTRGGFTRMFAGAPIQIEIIGHDLQVAESLNNQILGLLKSIPEVTAVKSSWEYGDPEIQLIVDRVKASYCGLTPYQIGSILRTQLSGMTPSYYRLKGKEFDIVLRLKKSQRQELSQVLSTTINTQAGPVLLKDLVKIKTGFAPLHIEHKNNERIITITGDITTGSAGKVAQKVSSLLKNLKMPPGFDIKVSGAYEQMTNAFKDIAFAVFVAIILVYMVMASQFESLRDPFVILFTIPLAIIGVIWMLFITKTSLSIISGIGVLVLVGIVVNNGIVYIDYSKQLQEKKNLPLEEAVIYAGKVRLRPILMTALTTIFGLLPLALKIGEGSELWSPLGRAVIGGLVVSTFLTLIFIPTLYTTFEKFKTRKD, encoded by the coding sequence ATGAGGATCTCTCGATCAGCAATTTATCACCCGATTACCACAATAATGATTGCCTTAGGTCTGGTGCTTTTCGGCATTATCAGTATTCCCCGAATGCAGGTTGATATTTTCCCGAAGGTAACATTACCAACCATTGTGGTAGCTACGGTTTATCCGGGCGCCGGACCCGAAGAAGTAGAAAGCGAGATCACAAACCCACTAGAAAAACAATTAGGAACTGTAAGCAACTTAAAAAATATTACTTCACGAAGTTCTGAGGGAATCTCGGTAATTACATTAGAACTTGAATGGGGCAGTAATCTTGATGCGGTGGCTAGTGACATACGAGATAAACTTAATATGGTCGAGACCTTTTTGCCTCAAGAGGCCCAAAAGCCGTTCGTGTTAAAATTCAGCGCCTCAATGATCCCCGTAGTAAACCTAATACTGCGCGGCAAACTTGCCCCTACCGAATTACAAGAACTGGCTGATGATGTTGTCATACAGTTGCAGCGACTCAATGGAGTAGCTGCGGTTGGAGTCTCGGGAGGACTAACCAAACAAGTTCAAGTTAATTTGGATTTAGCGGAAATTACCAAAAAGGGTATAAATTTTGATCAAATTGCGTTGGCACTTAAAGCTCAAAACATTAATTTTCCGATTGGTGCGATAACCACCCAAAACCAGAAATATCTTATAAGACTTATTGGACAATATCAAGACTTAGAACAAATCAAAAACATCATCGTGGGTAGAACTACAGCCCAACCAATTTTTCTTAAAGATATTGCCGAAATAAGTTGGGGAAGTGAAGAACAGAAAAATTATGTCCGAGCTAATAAAGAAGATGCAATCTTTATGTGGGTTCAGAAACGACCCGACGCCAATACCATTGCGGTGGCTAATCTAGTAAAAAAAGAGGTAGCTAAAATCAATACCACCTTGCCGCCTTCAGTTAATCTCGAAATTTTCTGGGACAGTTCGGAGTCGATTAGACGCTCGGTCCGAAATGTAATAACCAATTTGATTCTTGGGGGACTTTTAGCAATTTTTATTCTCTTTGTGTTCTTAAGACGTTTTCGACCTACATTATTTGTTGCCTTCGCGATCCCAACTTCTATCTTTTTCGCGCTCTTTTTGATGTACATTTGTGGTTTCACGATAAATATTCTCTCAATGGCCGGCTTAGCAATTGCTATTGGTATGGTTGTTGATAACGCTATAGTTGTTTTCGAAAGTATCTACCGGCACCGAGAAGCTGGAATATCTCCACTTGAAGCCGCAGAGATTGGTACTAGTGAAGTTGCGACCGCGATCACCGCATCGACTCTTACAACTTTAGCGGTATTTTTCCCGTTGCTCCTAATCCGAGGTTTTCTAAAAATAATGTTCACAGAATTATCTTGGGCGGTCATTTTCTCCCTTTCAGTATCATTAGGAATTGCCTTAACTCTTACTCCAATGCTAACTAGTAAGTTTTTAAGACTTCAGCCAATTAATACCAAAAGAGGAGCTTATGGGTTCTCGGAACGAATATACAGAAACTTAGAGAGTTTTTATGACAAAAGTATTCGTTGGGCACTTAACCATCGAAAGGTAATTATTGGTGGAACTTTAGGCCTTTTTTTAATCACTTTGGCAATACTCCCATTTTTAGGCACAGAATTTATGCCTGAACAACAGGTTCGCTTTTTAGAGATCAGCTTAGAGATGCCCAAAGGAACAAGTCTGGATAAAACAAATGAAGCAATCTTAAAGCTCGAAGACCATATCCTGAGCCGGTGGCAAAAGGATTTATCTAATTTTAGTGTTCAAGTTGGTGAAGCAACTTCTATATACCAACAAATCTTTGGCGAAGCGGGCTCGAATTTTTGCGAGTTAAATATCATTCTAAAAAAAGAGGCGCGGCATAAACTTCCACTGATAATTTCTGATATTAATGCTAAAATAAATGAAATACCCGGACTCGGTATTCGTTCGTTGACACGCGGTGGTTTTACAAGAATGTTTGCGGGAGCCCCAATTCAAATCGAAATCATTGGCCATGATCTGCAAGTTGCCGAATCACTAAATAATCAGATACTCGGATTGTTGAAATCGATACCAGAAGTTACAGCGGTAAAATCATCGTGGGAATATGGCGATCCAGAAATCCAACTAATAGTCGATCGCGTCAAAGCAAGTTATTGCGGGTTAACTCCATACCAAATCGGAAGTATCTTGCGCACCCAGCTTTCCGGAATGACACCTTCTTATTATCGGCTAAAAGGTAAAGAATTTGATATCGTATTAAGACTCAAAAAATCACAACGTCAAGAGTTATCTCAGGTATTAAGTACTACAATTAATACCCAAGCTGGCCCTGTATTGTTAAAAGACTTAGTTAAAATAAAAACCGGTTTTGCCCCCTTACATATTGAACATAAAAACAATGAACGAATTATTACTATTACCGGCGATATAACTACCGGTTCGGCCGGCAAAGTAGCCCAGAAAGTTAGCTCTCTGCTTAAAAACCTCAAAATGCCACCAGGTTTTGATATTAAAGTAAGTGGTGCTTATGAACAAATGACAAATGCGTTTAAAGATATTGCTTTTGCCGTGTTTGTGGCAATCATCTTAGTTTATATGGTCATGGCCTCGCAATTTGAGTCATTACGAGATCCGTTTGTAATTTTATTCACGATACCGTTGGCAATTATTGGCGTCATTTGGATGTTGTTTATAACTAAAACCAGCCTCTCGATTATCTCCGGAATCGGTGTTTTGGTTTTGGTGGGTATCGTTGTCAACAACGGCATTGTCTATATAGATTACTCAAAACAACTTCAAGAAAAAAAGAACCTGCCATTAGAAGAAGCAGTAATTTATGCTGGTAAAGTCCGGTTACGTCCAATTCTTATGACCGCATTAACAACAATTTTTGGGCTTTTGCCCTTAGCATTAAAAATTGGGGAAGGCTCGGAGTTGTGGTCACCACTGGGACGGGCTGTAATTGGCGGATTGGTTGTATCTACATTCTTGACTTTAATTTTTATACCAACTCTCTATACAACTTTTGAAAAATTTAAAACACGGAAGGATTAA
- a CDS encoding riboflavin synthase: MFSGIIETVGKVQSIKTSRGNKILTIEADFAPELKTKDSVAINGCCLTVISTERKSFTVEITSNTLEATNLRFLRISEYVNLERPLKITDRLDGHIVLGHVDEVARISKIIPRQGFYELKITNINNHGLLTSRGSVAIDGISLTVAQLTSDGFVVNIIPFTYEHTNLRYRRIGDFVNIEYDIIGKYVKQILKPINK; this comes from the coding sequence ATGTTTAGCGGCATTATTGAAACCGTCGGTAAGGTTCAAAGTATCAAAACTAGTCGAGGTAATAAAATTTTAACCATTGAAGCAGATTTTGCTCCTGAGTTAAAAACTAAAGATAGCGTGGCAATTAATGGTTGTTGCCTTACCGTTATTTCAACTGAGCGCAAATCATTTACGGTAGAGATAACCTCAAATACTTTAGAAGCGACCAATCTAAGGTTTCTAAGGATTTCAGAGTATGTGAATTTAGAACGGCCATTAAAAATTACAGATCGGCTGGATGGCCACATAGTTTTAGGACATGTTGACGAAGTTGCTCGGATTTCTAAGATTATCCCTAGACAAGGTTTTTATGAGCTTAAAATTACTAACATAAATAACCATGGTCTTCTTACCTCCAGGGGGTCGGTAGCGATTGATGGCATAAGCCTTACCGTTGCCCAGCTTACATCTGATGGGTTTGTGGTTAATATAATACCTTTCACTTATGAACATACTAATCTTAGGTATCGTCGGATTGGGGATTTTGTTAATATTGAATATGATATTATCGGTAAATATGTGAAACAAATACTAAAGCCAATTAATAAGTAA
- a CDS encoding Rossmann-like and DUF2520 domain-containing protein, producing the protein MASRVIIIGTGKLGSTLGYVLAQKNYQVYAYDRDRKKLKRFYQLIKKPLPKELPFKETKIIFITTQDQNIKEAYQEILPQLTKGSLVIHCSGVLASNILKPPRGRKIIPISLHPIQTFPKIITDHNPFSGIYFSLEGSKAARTIILKLINDLEANVIFLSPKDKPIYHLLLVIASNYLVSLMGAVKILGQKIRLPEKKLFRLLEPLVLSTWDNIKNLGLKNALSGPIERGDIATIQAHLKTLKKKAPELLPLYRVLGRETIKLATLPKQTKKILQDLLAG; encoded by the coding sequence ATGGCATCTAGGGTAATCATTATCGGCACCGGCAAGCTGGGTAGCACCTTAGGTTATGTGCTGGCGCAAAAAAATTACCAGGTATATGCTTATGACCGGGATCGGAAAAAATTAAAAAGGTTTTATCAACTCATAAAAAAACCACTGCCCAAAGAATTACCATTTAAGGAGACTAAAATAATCTTTATTACGACGCAAGACCAAAATATTAAAGAAGCTTATCAAGAAATCTTGCCTCAATTAACCAAGGGCAGCCTTGTAATCCATTGCAGTGGCGTGCTGGCTAGTAATATCCTCAAGCCGCCACGGGGTCGAAAAATAATCCCAATAAGTCTTCATCCGATACAAACTTTTCCTAAAATTATTACGGATCATAATCCATTTTCGGGTATATATTTTAGTTTGGAAGGGTCTAAGGCGGCGCGAACAATTATTCTGAAACTTATTAACGACCTTGAGGCTAACGTAATTTTTCTTTCCCCCAAGGATAAGCCGATTTATCACCTATTATTAGTTATCGCTTCAAACTATTTAGTAAGCTTAATGGGTGCAGTGAAAATCTTAGGCCAGAAAATCCGGTTGCCGGAAAAAAAACTTTTTAGACTACTTGAACCTTTAGTTTTAAGCACCTGGGACAATATCAAAAATCTGGGCCTTAAAAATGCCTTAAGTGGACCCATAGAACGGGGTGATATTGCAACCATCCAAGCTCACCTCAAAACCCTTAAGAAAAAAGCCCCAGAACTTTTACCACTCTACCGGGTTTTGGGCCGCGAAACCATTAAACTAGCCACACTCCCTAAACAGACAAAAAAGATTCTTCAGGACCTATTAGCCGGATAA
- the fusA gene encoding elongation factor G: MKAYPPEKIINLGFFGHGGCGKTTLGEGILYILKENTRIGRVDEGSSIFNYDEDEITRKISINLALGYGDYQGYYFNLVDTPGYQDFIGEVLSGIRAVDAAVLVIDGTAGIEVGTEIVWRQLNQEELPRVIFINKLKKEHADFYKVLDEIIAEWGSGVCPLYLPIGREANFEGVYSIIENKAYRYKNGTREEITPSPELQERARSYKEKIIEAACEVSEEIMEKYLEGQEVSFEELAVAIKEGIKAHKIFPVLCGDAYELIGLYELLDFATKTLSGLAVTRKLKAINLKTKETEEITPSANGPTIVFVFKTVSEPHIGDMNYVRVFSGVLEAGKTMINATTEREEKINQIYYIKGKERTETNKLQIGEIGALVKLKQTRTSDTLTTPEAPYKLEPIKFPEPSISIAIVPKTKGDEEKVSNGLARLHEEDPTFTYYYDNELKQQIISGLGELHLDIIIGRLKRKFDVSVDLEKPKIPYRETIVKKAEAQGKYKKQTGGRGQYGDVWLRIEPKERGSGFEFAEEIFGGAVPAKYFPSVEKGVVETMANGVLAGYPVVDVKVTLFDGSYHEVDSSDIAFKIAASMAFKAACEKAGMVILEPIYDVEVRVPEQYTGDIMGDLNARRGKILGIEAEGKLQVIKAKVPLAEMYKYSNTLRSITQGRGYFTMRFSHYEEAPRELQAKIIEEAKRQKESQENK; encoded by the coding sequence GTGAAAGCATATCCACCAGAAAAGATTATTAATCTTGGATTTTTTGGGCACGGCGGATGTGGTAAGACAACCTTAGGTGAGGGTATCTTGTATATCCTGAAAGAGAATACCAGAATTGGCCGTGTTGATGAGGGAAGTTCTATTTTCAATTATGATGAAGACGAAATTACCCGAAAAATTAGTATCAATTTGGCACTAGGTTATGGTGACTATCAGGGATATTACTTTAATCTTGTGGATACGCCAGGTTATCAGGATTTTATTGGTGAGGTGCTATCCGGGATACGGGCTGTTGATGCTGCGGTGTTGGTAATTGACGGCACCGCCGGTATTGAGGTCGGTACCGAAATTGTCTGGCGGCAGTTAAATCAGGAAGAATTGCCCCGGGTTATCTTTATCAACAAACTGAAAAAAGAGCACGCGGACTTTTATAAGGTTTTAGATGAGATTATTGCTGAATGGGGTAGTGGGGTTTGCCCATTATATTTACCGATCGGCCGAGAAGCCAATTTTGAAGGTGTCTATTCGATCATCGAAAATAAAGCCTACCGGTATAAAAATGGCACGCGGGAAGAAATTACTCCAAGTCCAGAATTACAAGAGCGGGCCCGAAGTTATAAAGAAAAGATTATTGAAGCAGCCTGCGAGGTCTCAGAAGAGATAATGGAGAAATATTTAGAGGGCCAGGAAGTCAGTTTTGAAGAATTAGCCGTAGCCATTAAAGAAGGCATTAAGGCCCATAAAATCTTCCCGGTGCTTTGCGGTGATGCCTATGAGCTAATCGGTCTCTATGAGCTATTAGACTTTGCGACCAAGACTTTATCTGGCTTGGCCGTAACGAGAAAACTTAAGGCGATAAATCTTAAAACCAAGGAAACCGAAGAAATTACGCCATCAGCTAATGGGCCGACTATTGTATTTGTTTTCAAGACAGTTTCTGAACCGCATATTGGCGATATGAACTATGTTCGGGTGTTTTCAGGAGTCTTAGAGGCCGGTAAAACGATGATTAATGCCACTACAGAACGCGAAGAAAAGATCAATCAGATATATTACATAAAGGGTAAAGAACGGACCGAAACCAATAAATTACAAATTGGCGAGATTGGCGCCTTAGTCAAACTAAAACAGACCAGAACCTCGGATACTTTAACCACCCCAGAGGCACCGTATAAGTTAGAGCCGATTAAATTCCCCGAGCCTTCAATCTCAATTGCCATTGTGCCGAAAACCAAAGGCGACGAAGAAAAAGTCTCTAATGGTTTAGCCCGGCTGCACGAAGAGGATCCAACATTTACTTATTATTATGACAATGAACTAAAACAACAGATCATTTCGGGTTTAGGCGAGCTTCATTTAGACATTATTATCGGTCGACTCAAGCGAAAGTTTGATGTCTCGGTTGACTTAGAAAAGCCCAAAATTCCCTATCGCGAGACAATTGTTAAGAAAGCCGAAGCCCAAGGTAAATACAAGAAACAGACTGGTGGTCGTGGTCAATATGGCGATGTTTGGCTACGGATCGAACCGAAAGAGCGCGGTTCCGGATTCGAATTTGCCGAAGAGATTTTCGGTGGTGCCGTGCCAGCTAAATATTTTCCGTCCGTAGAAAAAGGAGTAGTGGAGACAATGGCTAATGGCGTGTTGGCCGGTTATCCGGTGGTTGATGTCAAAGTTACTCTCTTTGATGGATCTTACCACGAAGTCGACTCCTCAGATATTGCTTTTAAGATCGCAGCCTCGATGGCCTTTAAAGCTGCCTGCGAGAAGGCCGGCATGGTAATTTTAGAGCCGATTTATGATGTGGAAGTTCGGGTGCCCGAGCAGTATACCGGGGATATTATGGGTGATCTCAATGCTCGTCGGGGTAAAATTTTAGGTATTGAAGCTGAGGGTAAATTACAAGTTATTAAAGCTAAAGTCCCACTAGCTGAGATGTATAAATATTCTAACACCTTACGGTCAATTACTCAGGGGCGAGGGTATTTTACAATGCGTTTTTCCCATTATGAAGAAGCACCAAGAGAGCTCCAAGCCAAGATTATTGAAGAAGCCAAACGTCAGAAAGAATCCCAGGAGAACAAGTAA
- the ribD gene encoding bifunctional diaminohydroxyphosphoribosylaminopyrimidine deaminase/5-amino-6-(5-phosphoribosylamino)uracil reductase RibD, producing the protein MNGHIQSADELYMRYALALAEQARGFTSPNPLVGAVIVKDQKIIGEGHHQYFGGPHAEINALHNAQGDVRGATMYVTLEPCAFTNKKTPPCAPALIAAGLKRVVIGSVDPNPQNTNKGIAELTKAGIEVTVGVLAEEVKRQNEVYFKYIKEKLPLVTLKLALTLDGKIATKKGISQWITSKTSRDYVQLLRRAADAVLVGIRTVLKDNPRLTCRIAPKKKLWRVILDSELKIPPNARVFNKKDPALIFVNKKKLKRIFKKLPAEIVPVSAHGSELDWPEILSELSKRNIASVLIEGGAQVASSSLKNKIVDKVYFFYATKILGPGLGFSDYLKSSNLLSAIVINEYSVVRCDTDFIIQGTVDK; encoded by the coding sequence ATGAACGGCCATATACAATCAGCTGACGAACTTTATATGCGTTACGCCCTAGCGTTAGCTGAACAAGCACGAGGGTTTACTTCACCTAATCCCTTGGTGGGAGCTGTTATTGTTAAAGACCAGAAAATTATCGGCGAAGGCCATCACCAGTATTTTGGGGGTCCTCATGCGGAAATCAATGCTTTACATAATGCCCAGGGAGATGTCCGCGGGGCAACAATGTATGTAACATTAGAGCCGTGCGCCTTCACGAACAAGAAGACCCCGCCATGTGCGCCGGCTCTAATTGCAGCTGGACTTAAAAGAGTAGTCATCGGTTCAGTAGATCCTAATCCCCAAAATACCAATAAAGGAATTGCTGAGTTGACAAAAGCGGGAATTGAAGTCACAGTCGGGGTATTGGCTGAGGAAGTTAAAAGACAAAACGAAGTTTATTTTAAATACATCAAAGAAAAACTTCCCTTAGTGACATTAAAACTTGCTTTAACTCTTGACGGCAAAATTGCCACAAAAAAGGGTATATCCCAATGGATAACTTCCAAAACTAGTCGGGACTATGTTCAATTATTACGTAGAGCAGCTGATGCCGTTTTAGTTGGTATTAGAACAGTTCTTAAGGATAATCCACGTCTTACCTGCCGAATAGCACCAAAGAAGAAACTGTGGCGAGTTATTTTAGACTCCGAGCTTAAAATTCCCCCTAATGCCCGTGTTTTTAATAAAAAAGATCCAGCACTAATATTTGTGAATAAAAAGAAACTTAAACGAATATTTAAAAAACTACCAGCCGAAATTGTTCCGGTATCTGCACACGGCTCAGAACTTGACTGGCCAGAAATTTTGTCCGAACTCTCAAAACGCAACATTGCTTCCGTACTAATTGAAGGTGGTGCCCAAGTTGCCAGTTCATCGCTTAAAAATAAAATTGTCGATAAAGTTTACTTCTTTTATGCCACTAAAATTTTAGGCCCAGGGCTCGGATTCAGTGACTACCTTAAAAGCAGTAATCTTTTATCCGCCATAGTAATAAATGAATATTCTGTTGTCCGGTGCGATACCGATTTTATTATTCAGGGAACCGTTGACAAATAG
- a CDS encoding TetR/AcrR family transcriptional regulator — MNKENSLEAAKRQKILEAAEVVFTQKGFFKATIDEIAQKAQIAKGTIYLYFPDKPSIFIGLLAKKLAEVKTRLLEISRENLTSEAKLRKIFDCLARGMFNSQQNTLFSTSSEKVITISQAVMKEFEQKVKPELKRIIKIITEIINQGIKNQEFRQLDPKLLALLFMSTIRSLSLLKFYPHNYQYSSKSLKELFFEILKPRGGQ; from the coding sequence ATGAACAAAGAAAATTCCTTGGAAGCAGCCAAGCGGCAAAAGATTTTAGAGGCGGCCGAGGTTGTGTTTACCCAAAAGGGATTTTTCAAGGCCACGATCGATGAGATTGCCCAAAAAGCTCAGATTGCTAAAGGCACCATTTATCTTTATTTTCCGGATAAGCCCAGTATCTTTATTGGTCTTCTGGCCAAAAAACTTGCTGAGGTCAAAACGCGGCTTTTAGAAATCAGTCGAGAGAATCTTACCAGCGAAGCTAAATTGCGTAAAATCTTTGATTGTCTGGCCCGAGGAATGTTTAACTCGCAGCAGAACACCTTGTTTTCTACTTCATCAGAAAAGGTTATTACGATTTCGCAGGCGGTGATGAAAGAATTTGAACAAAAAGTCAAACCAGAGCTTAAAAGAATTATAAAAATCATTACTGAGATTATAAACCAGGGGATAAAAAACCAGGAGTTTCGCCAATTGGATCCGAAGCTTCTGGCATTGCTTTTTATGAGTACAATTCGCAGCCTCTCCTTACTAAAGTTTTATCCCCATAATTACCAATATAGTAGTAAATCCTTAAAAGAATTATTTTTTGAGATCTTAAAACCGCGGGGTGGACAATGA
- a CDS encoding TolC family protein — translation MKKFFIMLLALAVGVGYGELLFSEQETLYLKLDDALTLAVNNNKTLKISLEKVKAKAAEKDIARASFLPQANLSATYTRLSKTQGFPLTMPIYGKIRFPVYDLTGNLLGFTESIPTIIGASVDTLEMTKQDNYLLRTSISQTLFSWGKLFNNYQIARAFFEIEQENYRQQERNLKFQVTQSYYQTILAQKGLELISESYSQMEKHLHQVENLYRNGLASELDLLQAQVALANLRTQLLRSQSSCELAYSFLKNLIGIPDETPIVLTEDIEFKPETISLHEAINTALQNRSELKNLRTTIEILKKSKAISKTLTLPNLFANFNYDYKKPYGFTGNNWGSDYNITLGGQMALSLGGADYYKIKKSEHELKQSQLSLVMLEEQISLEVKTTYRTLQNELEVLKMQEENLKKAQRALELATTRYANGLITNLEYISTQLQLQQAQFEKLNATINCLVAQKKLLNVMGK, via the coding sequence ATGAAAAAATTTTTTATAATGTTATTAGCCTTAGCTGTCGGGGTTGGATATGGTGAGCTCTTATTCAGCGAGCAAGAGACCTTGTATCTTAAATTAGATGATGCCCTTACCCTGGCTGTCAATAACAATAAAACCTTAAAAATCAGCTTAGAAAAGGTCAAAGCCAAAGCGGCCGAAAAAGATATTGCCCGAGCATCGTTTTTACCTCAGGCTAATCTCTCGGCAACTTATACGCGGCTCTCGAAAACTCAAGGGTTTCCTTTGACTATGCCGATTTATGGCAAAATCCGTTTCCCGGTATACGACTTGACTGGTAATCTATTGGGTTTTACCGAAAGCATTCCAACGATTATTGGAGCATCCGTTGATACTTTAGAGATGACTAAACAAGATAATTATCTATTACGGACCTCAATTAGTCAAACCTTATTTAGCTGGGGTAAACTGTTCAATAATTATCAAATTGCTCGGGCATTTTTCGAGATCGAGCAGGAAAATTATCGTCAACAAGAACGCAACCTAAAGTTTCAGGTGACTCAAAGTTATTATCAGACGATTTTGGCTCAAAAAGGGTTAGAATTAATCTCAGAATCGTATAGCCAAATGGAAAAACATCTTCACCAAGTGGAAAACTTGTACCGCAATGGCTTAGCCAGTGAATTAGACTTATTGCAAGCCCAAGTCGCTTTAGCGAATCTTAGGACCCAACTGTTACGCTCACAAAGCTCGTGTGAACTTGCTTATAGTTTCTTAAAAAATTTAATCGGTATTCCCGATGAAACACCAATTGTATTAACTGAAGACATTGAGTTTAAACCCGAGACAATTTCGCTTCACGAAGCAATTAATACCGCATTACAAAATCGCAGCGAACTTAAAAACTTACGAACTACTATAGAAATTCTTAAAAAGTCAAAGGCAATCTCTAAGACTTTAACCCTGCCGAATCTGTTTGCAAATTTTAATTATGATTACAAAAAACCTTATGGCTTTACGGGCAATAACTGGGGCAGTGATTATAATATTACCTTGGGCGGTCAGATGGCACTCTCGCTAGGTGGGGCTGATTACTATAAGATAAAAAAAAGCGAACATGAACTAAAACAGAGCCAACTCAGTTTGGTGATGCTCGAAGAGCAGATAAGCCTTGAAGTTAAAACCACCTATCGAACTTTACAAAATGAGTTAGAAGTGCTGAAAATGCAAGAAGAAAATCTAAAAAAAGCTCAGCGGGCGTTAGAGCTGGCAACTACCAGATATGCCAATGGCCTAATTACGAATTTAGAATACATTAGCACCCAATTGCAACTCCAACAGGCACAGTTTGAAAAACTTAACGCCACAATTAATTGTCTTGTGGCTCAAAAGAAATTATTAAACGTCATGGGAAAATAA